In a single window of the Thermodesulfobacteriota bacterium genome:
- a CDS encoding (Fe-S)-binding protein, producing MAEEAIKLGKKKESTLIDKVKGLLPEGGNLNLCLTCGACSSGCPASGFEGMDPRKLLRMAALGMDEEILSSNWPWWCTMCQRCIYVCPMKIDIPQLVFNIRSMRPRDQRPKGILNSCDMAMKVDTLSAMGATEEDFKFVVEDVLEQYREEQPEFAEMEAPIDKEGAELFINQNSREPVTEPDEMVPLWKILHLAGANWTYGSKAWAAENYCLFIADNESWKKMVQMQADQVHKLGCKVYLNTEUGHITFAVRAGLKKFGIKHNFEVKNIYEYYAKWIREGKLKPNSDWNKDLKIKFTVQDPCQIVRKSFGDAIADDLRYAIKMAVGEENFVDMTPNKSNNFCCGGGGGFLQSGFKDQRLEYGRIKDEQIKRTGADYCITGCHNCHAQVHELSEHYGGHYGVVHFWTILALSLGILGPNERAYLKDEHKEINVFHPETSQ from the coding sequence ATGGCGGAAGAGGCAATCAAGCTTGGGAAAAAGAAGGAAAGCACTTTAATAGACAAGGTGAAAGGACTGCTGCCTGAGGGTGGAAATCTGAACCTCTGCCTGACCTGCGGCGCCTGTTCATCCGGCTGCCCGGCCTCGGGTTTTGAAGGAATGGACCCTCGAAAACTTCTGCGCATGGCGGCGCTTGGCATGGATGAAGAGATTCTCTCTTCCAACTGGCCCTGGTGGTGTACCATGTGCCAGCGATGCATTTACGTCTGCCCAATGAAAATCGACATCCCCCAGTTGGTTTTCAACATCCGGAGCATGCGACCCAGGGATCAACGGCCCAAGGGCATTCTGAACTCCTGTGATATGGCCATGAAAGTCGACACGTTGAGCGCCATGGGCGCAACTGAAGAGGACTTTAAGTTTGTCGTAGAGGACGTACTGGAGCAGTACCGTGAAGAGCAGCCGGAGTTCGCGGAAATGGAGGCGCCTATTGATAAAGAGGGCGCGGAATTGTTCATTAACCAGAATTCCCGCGAACCGGTGACCGAACCGGATGAAATGGTCCCCTTATGGAAAATTCTTCATCTGGCCGGAGCAAATTGGACATACGGCAGCAAAGCCTGGGCGGCTGAGAACTACTGTCTGTTCATTGCGGATAATGAGTCCTGGAAAAAAATGGTACAGATGCAGGCGGATCAGGTGCACAAGCTAGGGTGTAAGGTCTACCTAAACACCGAGTGAGGGCACATCACTTTCGCAGTCCGGGCCGGACTGAAAAAATTCGGAATCAAGCACAATTTTGAGGTTAAGAATATTTACGAATATTATGCCAAGTGGATTCGGGAAGGAAAACTCAAACCCAATTCCGATTGGAACAAGGATCTGAAAATTAAATTTACGGTTCAGGATCCCTGCCAGATTGTAAGAAAGAGTTTCGGAGATGCTATAGCGGATGATCTGCGATACGCTATCAAGATGGCGGTAGGAGAAGAGAACTTTGTCGACATGACGCCCAACAAGTCCAATAACTTCTGTTGCGGCGGCGGCGGTGGATTCCTCCAGTCTGGATTCAAGGATCAACGTCTGGAGTATGGCCGAATCAAGGACGAGCAGATCAAGAGAACCGGTGCGGATTATTGCATTACCGGATGTCATAACTGTCATGCCCAGGTTCACGAACTCAGTGAGCATTACGGTGGCCATTACGGAGTCGTGCACTTCTGGACGATTCTCGCCCTGTCTCTGGGCATCCTCGGTCCCAATGAGCGGGCCTATTTGAAAGACGAACACAAGGAGATTAACGTGTTCCATCCGGAGACATCTCAGTAG
- the selB gene encoding selenocysteine-specific translation elongation factor, with protein MEQFVLGTAGHIDHGKSSFVKALTGTDPDRLEEEKRRGITIDLGFASLRLPGGQRVGIVDVPGHEKFIKNMVAGASGIDLVAMIIAADEGVMPQTREHLDICTLLGISHGLVVLTKIDMVDEEMLALVREDIADFTRGTFLDGAPVLPVSSLTGQGVADFPQIVADIVARIPERAQNGLLRLPVDRVFSMKGFGTVITGTLISGEIKAGEGIQIYPSDVQSKVRGLQVHGQQVDAAGTGMRTAVNFQGIDKENVARGNVLSRPGALTPSYMLDVFFKYLGGNAKALKNRTAVRVYSGTGEFTGNIILLDRDELEPGENAPVQLRLKTPVVCVRDDRIVVRTLSPVRTIGGGRVVNPVPPKHRRYRQALAEAMEKLRGSSLEELILFQCRQAREQGVAFSVLKVMTNTSDRVLQQTLEALLSARKLILADKDRRIYVHHLLVEETAQTVLETLQRFHQDNPLKKGMSRQEIKSRLARQSGEKIVELVFIRLMKEGKITQEEDVIRLAGHAVSLPSAHAEIRRKVLDLYNSAALAPPVVKELLAEFRPDDARAVKEVLTHLAEEGQLIKVKEDLYFPAAVIEELKQRLIDFLKKNEKISTPEFKEMTNVSRKYTIPLIEYFDSRKVTIRIGDMRKLR; from the coding sequence TTGGAACAATTCGTTCTCGGCACGGCCGGCCATATCGATCACGGCAAATCCAGCTTTGTCAAGGCGCTCACCGGCACCGACCCGGATCGGCTGGAGGAGGAAAAGCGCCGGGGGATAACCATTGACCTGGGGTTTGCCTCCCTGCGCCTGCCGGGGGGGCAACGGGTCGGTATCGTCGACGTGCCCGGTCATGAAAAATTCATCAAGAACATGGTGGCCGGGGCGTCCGGCATTGACCTGGTCGCCATGATCATCGCCGCCGACGAAGGCGTCATGCCTCAAACCCGTGAGCATCTGGACATCTGCACCCTTCTGGGCATTTCCCACGGCCTGGTGGTCCTGACCAAGATCGATATGGTGGATGAGGAAATGCTGGCCCTGGTCCGGGAAGATATCGCCGATTTCACCCGGGGCACCTTTCTGGACGGCGCGCCGGTCCTGCCGGTTTCCTCCCTGACCGGCCAGGGCGTGGCCGATTTTCCCCAAATCGTGGCCGACATTGTGGCCAGGATCCCGGAGCGCGCCCAGAACGGTCTGCTGCGCCTGCCGGTCGATCGCGTGTTTTCCATGAAGGGATTCGGAACGGTCATTACCGGGACGCTGATTTCAGGAGAGATCAAGGCCGGTGAAGGGATCCAGATCTATCCTTCCGACGTTCAGTCCAAGGTCCGCGGGCTGCAGGTCCATGGTCAACAGGTGGATGCAGCCGGAACCGGCATGCGGACGGCGGTCAACTTTCAGGGAATTGACAAGGAAAATGTTGCCCGCGGCAATGTCTTGAGCCGGCCTGGCGCCTTGACGCCCAGCTATATGCTGGATGTTTTTTTTAAATATCTGGGCGGAAACGCCAAGGCGCTGAAAAACCGGACGGCGGTACGGGTATATTCCGGCACCGGGGAATTTACCGGCAATATTATTCTCCTGGACCGGGATGAACTGGAGCCCGGGGAGAACGCGCCGGTTCAGTTGCGTTTAAAAACCCCGGTGGTATGCGTCAGAGACGATCGCATTGTCGTCCGCACGCTTTCTCCGGTCAGGACCATCGGCGGCGGCCGCGTGGTCAACCCGGTGCCGCCGAAACATCGCCGCTACCGGCAGGCCCTGGCCGAGGCCATGGAAAAACTGCGCGGAAGCTCTCTGGAAGAACTCATTCTATTTCAGTGCCGGCAGGCCCGTGAACAGGGCGTCGCTTTTTCCGTCCTGAAAGTCATGACCAACACCAGCGACCGGGTGCTGCAGCAGACGCTGGAAGCGCTGCTGTCGGCCCGTAAGCTTATTCTGGCGGACAAGGACCGCCGGATTTATGTCCATCATCTGCTGGTGGAGGAGACGGCCCAAACGGTACTGGAGACCCTGCAGCGGTTTCACCAGGACAATCCGTTGAAAAAAGGCATGTCCCGGCAGGAAATCAAATCCCGCCTGGCCCGGCAGTCCGGGGAAAAAATCGTGGAGCTGGTTTTTATCCGCCTGATGAAGGAAGGAAAAATCACCCAGGAGGAGGACGTGATCCGGCTGGCCGGACATGCCGTGTCTCTGCCGTCGGCTCATGCCGAAATCCGGCGGAAGGTTCTGGATCTTTACAACAGCGCCGCGCTCGCCCCCCCGGTCGTCAAGGAGTTGCTGGCGGAATTCCGCCCGGATGACGCCCGGGCGGTCAAGGAGGTGCTGACGCATCTGGCGGAAGAAGGCCAGCTGATCAAAGTGAAGGAAGACCTATATTTTCCGGCCGCCGTTATTGAGGAGTTGAAACAGCGATTGATTGATTTTCTGAAAAAAAATGAGAAAATATCGACGCCGGAATTTAAGGAAATGACAAATGTTTCCAGGAAGTATACAATACCGCTGATTGAATATTTTGACTCCCGCAAAGTGACGATTCGCATTGGCGACATGAGAAAGCTCAGATAA
- a CDS encoding diguanylate cyclase: protein METFSGYQLLEKLDETATSLVYRAIQESSGRRVIVKMLNTDNPSPSEIARFNREFELIRDIDDDAVIKVYDVISSDGKVALVLEDFDGVSLKKIATRAILPLETFLKIGITIARVLDKLHKKNIIHKDIKPHNILFNENTGALKLTDFGISAELTHARDNITQAALVDGTLAYMAPEQTGRMNRSVGYETDLYSLGVTFYELLTQRLPFDDVTDPVEYFHAHMARRPVPPAELNSSLPPVLSDIVMKLMAKESADRYQSGLGLMADLQECLDQLRRKGRIDRFEIAARDIGATLKIPQKLFGREKEGERLRSAYRRVEGGACVVFLVSGDAGTGKTVFMAENRRHMEAKNGLIISGRFEAQNKTIPYSGFIFAFQELLNQLLVESAERMAAWKSNLQAALGSNGKLLTDMVPEIEILIGKQPEVPALDAEEARNRFNYAVRNFIRVFARKSHPLTILLDDLHQADAASLDLLKFLAGDADTGYLFIVGTYRRDAAELSRLQQTLAEIAERGIVPETIMLTPLEVPQVNALISAALKLGRREAQPLAELVCRKTNGTPFFVHQFLGMIYKTNLLRLSEDGTWCWDAQKIGQLAITDNVVELMAEKIARLDDQIRETLQMCACVGTRFDLETVAPLLDRPFESLLDDITVAFFEELIREDGDGYRFQHEKIREAAYSLIPDKDKPHIHLKIGQFLLERARADDEGLRDKVFHVVRHWNAAAPVITDAAGRLELARMNILAGEKARGATAYDSAENFFSLAAAYLPPDAWEKQPDLCRRLYLLLGESRFLIGDTDGADGIFADVLARIESPVERADIYSLMVTLYTAVDKPDRALAVGLQALSLLGVRLPEHPRKIHVLINIIRVRLAQGRNRVEDLLHLPELTDPKQNAIMSLLAMIGAPAYYVNPNLFAIIITRGVIMSLQKGLPGLAAYGMIAVGLIMGSRLGFYDYGNRLGKVGLEVMKRFHDVKSFARSYFIYAYFILPWREPARGCLHYLALAYKHGLETGDIIFTGHSINVSAAYRLFTGFPLDAIFEDHKGRSAFLERLDSPFILNNYLDTYEMVTQLRGGGEADGESLQTRWDDREQRLKAIEDENLQLGMFIHFAKREMLLFFFGKYRECYDMGCRADRIIDYAMGTMYVAEHYFYWGLSAARLCLEDATADRRLLLRTIRTALKKYAKWARGCPENFAHKHWLLKAELARLRGKKTAAAGGYHQALVQARQNNYIHTEGLVGELAADFYFSVGYDEIGRAYITEARNAFHRWGADAKVKRLEQLYPHVGSMAQVRSRASETSSTITGSVIDLSTLQKALKTIAEEKVHTRMLEKIIRTSVEFAGAQKGLLILRKEHAGDQDSGAAADVCAGLFVEAEWSVDAQEVKILQSTPVGDKDNLSQVALNYVARTRKSVVVHNAQTPHEILPRLQSEAHIRTAGVKSLMCMPILISAVDTPELIGVLYFENNLTSHAFTQERIETLEIISLSAAGRLELSRKAVTDGLTGLYNHDYFYNILQQELLLAKRKGRELSVMMIDIDHFKQFNDKWGHQAGDLVLKEVSAAIKSNCRGSDVVARYGGEEFVLLLHETDPSSAMVLAEHLRQTVDDLVVTDPGQISLHVTISVGVAGFPHHARDKKTLIKRADEAMYVSKEKGRNRVTLAA, encoded by the coding sequence ATGGAAACCTTCAGCGGATATCAATTACTGGAAAAATTAGACGAAACCGCCACTTCCTTGGTTTATCGGGCCATCCAGGAGAGCAGCGGCCGGCGGGTGATCGTCAAGATGCTCAATACGGACAACCCCTCTCCGTCCGAGATCGCCCGGTTCAACCGGGAGTTTGAGCTGATTCGCGACATCGACGATGACGCGGTCATCAAGGTCTATGACGTGATCTCGTCCGACGGGAAAGTGGCCCTGGTTCTGGAAGACTTTGACGGCGTTTCCTTAAAAAAGATAGCCACCCGGGCCATTCTCCCCCTGGAGACGTTTCTGAAAATCGGCATCACCATCGCCCGGGTCCTGGATAAGCTTCACAAAAAAAACATCATTCACAAGGATATCAAACCCCACAACATTTTGTTCAACGAGAATACCGGCGCCCTCAAGCTGACCGACTTCGGTATTTCGGCGGAATTGACTCATGCCAGGGATAATATCACCCAGGCCGCGCTGGTGGACGGTACCCTGGCGTACATGGCCCCGGAGCAGACCGGCCGGATGAACCGGTCGGTAGGCTACGAAACCGATCTCTATTCCCTGGGCGTTACCTTTTATGAGCTGCTGACCCAGCGGCTGCCTTTCGATGACGTAACCGATCCGGTGGAATATTTTCACGCCCACATGGCCCGGCGGCCGGTGCCGCCGGCCGAATTGAATTCCTCCCTGCCGCCGGTGCTGTCGGATATCGTCATGAAACTGATGGCCAAGGAGTCGGCCGACCGCTATCAGAGCGGTCTGGGCTTAATGGCGGATCTTCAGGAATGCCTGGATCAGCTCCGGCGCAAGGGCAGGATCGACCGGTTTGAAATCGCCGCCCGAGACATCGGCGCGACCCTGAAAATTCCCCAGAAGCTCTTCGGAAGAGAAAAAGAAGGCGAGCGTCTCCGTTCAGCCTATCGCCGGGTGGAAGGAGGGGCCTGTGTGGTTTTTCTGGTCTCGGGCGATGCCGGCACGGGCAAGACGGTTTTTATGGCCGAAAACCGCCGGCACATGGAAGCGAAAAACGGTCTGATCATCTCCGGCCGGTTTGAAGCGCAGAACAAGACCATTCCCTACAGCGGCTTTATTTTTGCCTTCCAGGAACTGCTCAATCAGCTGCTGGTGGAATCCGCCGAAAGAATGGCCGCCTGGAAGAGCAACCTGCAGGCGGCCCTGGGCAGCAACGGCAAGCTGCTGACCGATATGGTGCCGGAGATTGAAATCCTCATCGGCAAACAACCCGAAGTCCCTGCCCTGGACGCCGAAGAGGCCCGCAACCGGTTTAACTATGCGGTCAGAAATTTTATCCGGGTATTTGCCAGAAAGAGCCATCCCCTGACGATCCTGCTGGATGATCTGCATCAAGCCGATGCCGCCAGCCTGGATCTGCTCAAGTTTCTGGCCGGTGACGCGGACACCGGCTACCTTTTCATCGTCGGGACCTATCGCCGGGACGCCGCCGAACTTTCCCGGCTGCAGCAGACCCTGGCGGAGATAGCCGAAAGAGGGATCGTTCCGGAAACCATAATGTTGACGCCCCTGGAAGTTCCGCAGGTCAATGCCCTGATTTCCGCCGCCCTCAAACTTGGCCGGAGGGAAGCCCAACCCCTGGCGGAACTGGTTTGCCGTAAAACCAACGGGACCCCTTTTTTCGTCCACCAGTTTCTGGGCATGATCTATAAAACCAATCTGTTGCGCCTGTCCGAAGACGGCACCTGGTGCTGGGACGCCCAGAAAATCGGGCAACTGGCCATTACCGATAACGTGGTCGAACTGATGGCGGAAAAGATCGCCCGGCTGGACGACCAGATCCGGGAAACCCTTCAGATGTGCGCCTGTGTCGGTACCCGCTTTGATCTGGAAACGGTGGCGCCTCTGCTGGACAGACCGTTTGAGTCCCTGCTGGACGACATCACCGTGGCGTTTTTTGAAGAGTTGATCCGGGAGGATGGTGATGGTTACCGTTTCCAGCACGAAAAGATCCGGGAGGCCGCCTACTCCCTTATTCCGGATAAGGACAAGCCGCATATTCATCTGAAAATCGGTCAATTCCTGCTGGAGCGGGCCCGGGCCGACGATGAAGGCTTGCGGGACAAGGTTTTTCACGTGGTCCGTCACTGGAATGCCGCGGCCCCGGTCATTACCGACGCGGCCGGCAGGCTGGAACTGGCCCGGATGAATATCCTGGCCGGGGAAAAAGCCCGAGGCGCCACGGCCTATGATTCGGCGGAAAACTTTTTTTCCCTGGCCGCCGCGTATTTGCCGCCCGACGCCTGGGAAAAGCAGCCTGATCTGTGCCGGCGGCTGTATCTTCTGCTGGGCGAAAGCCGTTTTCTGATCGGTGACACGGACGGGGCCGACGGTATCTTTGCGGACGTTCTGGCCAGAATCGAAAGCCCGGTTGAGCGGGCCGATATCTATTCGCTGATGGTGACGCTGTACACCGCCGTCGACAAACCCGACAGGGCCCTGGCCGTCGGTCTGCAGGCGCTGTCTCTGCTGGGCGTCCGCCTGCCGGAACATCCGCGCAAGATTCATGTCCTGATCAACATCATCCGCGTCCGTCTGGCTCAGGGAAGAAACCGGGTGGAGGACCTGCTTCATCTGCCGGAGCTGACGGATCCGAAGCAGAACGCCATCATGAGCCTGCTGGCCATGATCGGCGCGCCGGCCTACTACGTCAATCCCAATCTGTTTGCCATCATCATTACCCGGGGCGTCATCATGTCGCTGCAAAAAGGGCTGCCCGGGCTGGCCGCTTACGGCATGATCGCCGTGGGCCTGATCATGGGATCCCGGCTGGGGTTTTACGATTACGGCAACCGGCTGGGAAAAGTCGGCCTGGAGGTGATGAAGCGGTTTCATGACGTCAAATCATTTGCCCGCTCCTATTTTATTTATGCCTATTTTATTCTGCCCTGGCGGGAGCCGGCCAGGGGTTGCCTGCACTATCTGGCCCTGGCCTATAAACACGGCCTGGAGACCGGCGATATCATTTTTACCGGCCACAGCATCAACGTGTCGGCCGCCTATCGTCTGTTCACGGGCTTTCCTTTAGATGCCATCTTTGAAGACCACAAGGGCCGCAGCGCTTTTCTGGAACGGCTGGATTCCCCCTTTATTTTAAACAACTATCTGGATACATATGAAATGGTCACCCAGCTGAGGGGAGGCGGGGAAGCGGACGGCGAATCCCTTCAAACCCGGTGGGATGACCGCGAGCAGCGGCTCAAGGCCATTGAAGATGAAAATCTCCAGCTGGGCATGTTCATTCATTTTGCCAAGAGAGAAATGCTTCTGTTTTTTTTCGGCAAATACCGGGAGTGTTATGACATGGGATGCCGGGCCGACCGGATTATCGATTACGCCATGGGCACCATGTATGTAGCCGAGCACTATTTTTACTGGGGCCTGTCCGCGGCCAGGCTCTGCCTGGAAGACGCGACGGCGGACCGGCGGCTCCTGCTGCGGACGATCCGCACGGCGCTGAAGAAATACGCCAAATGGGCCAGGGGCTGTCCGGAAAACTTTGCCCATAAGCATTGGCTGCTCAAGGCCGAACTGGCCCGGCTGCGCGGGAAAAAAACGGCGGCGGCCGGCGGATATCACCAGGCGCTGGTGCAGGCCCGGCAGAATAATTATATCCATACGGAGGGACTGGTCGGGGAACTGGCGGCGGATTTCTATTTTTCCGTTGGTTATGACGAAATCGGCCGGGCCTATATCACCGAAGCCAGAAACGCCTTTCACCGCTGGGGCGCGGACGCCAAGGTCAAACGCCTGGAGCAGTTGTATCCCCACGTGGGTTCGATGGCGCAGGTGCGTTCCCGGGCCAGTGAGACGTCCAGCACCATTACCGGATCGGTCATCGATCTTTCCACGCTTCAGAAAGCCCTCAAGACCATTGCCGAAGAAAAAGTTCATACCCGCATGCTGGAAAAGATCATCCGGACGTCGGTGGAGTTTGCCGGCGCCCAGAAAGGCCTTCTGATATTACGGAAGGAGCATGCCGGCGACCAAGACTCGGGGGCGGCGGCGGATGTCTGCGCCGGACTGTTTGTGGAGGCCGAGTGGTCGGTCGATGCGCAAGAGGTAAAAATCCTTCAGTCAACGCCGGTCGGCGACAAAGACAATCTCTCCCAGGTGGCCCTGAACTATGTCGCCCGTACCCGCAAGAGCGTGGTGGTCCATAATGCCCAGACACCCCATGAGATCCTGCCCAGGTTGCAGTCGGAAGCCCATATCCGGACCGCCGGGGTCAAGTCGCTGATGTGCATGCCGATTCTGATTTCCGCCGTCGACACGCCCGAACTGATCGGGGTGCTTTATTTTGAAAACAATCTGACCAGTCACGCCTTTACCCAGGAGCGCATCGAGACCCTGGAAATCATCTCCCTGTCAGCGGCGGGCCGGCTGGAACTTTCCCGCAAGGCGGTTACCGACGGGTTGACCGGGCTTTATAATCATGACTATTTTTACAATATCCTGCAGCAGGAGCTGCTTCTGGCCAAGCGGAAGGGGCGGGAATTGTCCGTCATGATGATCGATATTGACCATTTTAAACAGTTCAACGATAAATGGGGACACCAGGCGGGAGATCTGGTACTCAAGGAGGTATCGGCCGCGATTAAAAGCAATTGCCGGGGGTCGGACGTGGTGGCGCGGTATGGCGGGGAAGAGTTTGTCCTGCTGCTGCACGAGACCGATCCCTCTTCCGCCATGGTCCTGGCGGAACACCTTCGCCAGACGGTCGATGACCTGGTTGTCACCGACCCCGGGCAGATCAGCCTGCATGTGACCATCAGCGTCGGCGTGGCGGGTTTCCCGCATCATGCCAGGGACAAGAAGACGCTGATCAAAAGAGCGGATGAAGCCATGTATGTGTCCAAAGAAAAGGGAAGAAACCGGGTGACGCTGGCCGCTTGA
- a CDS encoding methyl-accepting chemotaxis protein yields MLSEKIKRASVRHKLVFSVITITLVLLFALFGVRESAAAFWVLGVLLIAALCLTVWFLLEGLLVPVNDIIRIGQQVSVDLFVEKSDLTARVRETARSNEVHKHDEKGELAKWFNKFMKKMQIIMVTSRDQATLVDEAAGELIEITGSMMKSIDNNRMRTNAVAGAAEEMNANMESVAETMDKAATNVKTVASATEEMTATITEVAKNSENASTITEKAVVQAKKASEQVEHLGKAAREIEEVLETIAEISDQTNLLALNATIEAARAGEYGKGFAVVANEIKELAAATSEATMEIKQKIEGIQHSTAGTITEINQITGIIHEVNEMVATIATAVEQQTTTTKEIASNVAKASTGISEVNENIAQSSMVAAEIAKDIAAVDRSATSIAEKSQEVISRAQKMRESTTISKDMATRFIV; encoded by the coding sequence ATGCTTTCCGAGAAAATCAAACGGGCCAGTGTCAGGCACAAGCTGGTCTTTTCGGTGATCACGATTACCCTCGTGCTGCTTTTTGCTCTTTTCGGCGTTCGCGAGTCGGCGGCCGCCTTCTGGGTGCTGGGTGTTCTGCTGATTGCCGCCCTGTGCCTGACCGTGTGGTTTCTTCTGGAAGGACTGCTGGTTCCGGTCAACGATATCATCCGCATCGGCCAGCAGGTGTCAGTTGATCTGTTTGTGGAAAAAAGCGATCTGACGGCCCGGGTCCGGGAAACCGCCCGCAGCAATGAAGTTCACAAGCATGATGAAAAAGGGGAACTGGCCAAGTGGTTTAACAAGTTCATGAAAAAAATGCAGATCATCATGGTGACCTCCCGGGATCAGGCCACTCTGGTCGATGAAGCCGCCGGGGAGCTGATCGAAATCACCGGGTCCATGATGAAATCCATAGACAACAACCGCATGCGGACCAATGCCGTGGCCGGCGCCGCCGAAGAGATGAACGCCAATATGGAATCCGTGGCCGAAACCATGGACAAGGCCGCCACCAATGTCAAGACGGTGGCCTCCGCCACGGAAGAGATGACCGCCACGATTACCGAGGTGGCGAAAAATTCCGAAAACGCCAGCACCATAACGGAGAAAGCCGTTGTCCAGGCCAAAAAAGCCTCGGAGCAGGTGGAGCATCTGGGTAAGGCGGCCCGTGAAATCGAAGAAGTTCTGGAGACCATCGCCGAGATTTCCGATCAGACCAACCTGCTGGCGTTAAATGCCACGATCGAGGCGGCCCGGGCCGGTGAATACGGCAAGGGTTTTGCCGTGGTCGCCAATGAAATAAAGGAGCTGGCGGCGGCCACCTCCGAGGCGACCATGGAAATAAAGCAGAAAATAGAAGGGATCCAGCATTCTACCGCGGGGACCATTACCGAGATCAACCAGATCACCGGAATTATACATGAAGTCAACGAGATGGTGGCGACCATAGCGACCGCCGTGGAGCAGCAGACCACCACCACCAAAGAGATCGCCAGCAACGTCGCCAAGGCGTCCACGGGGATCAGCGAAGTGAATGAAAATATCGCCCAGTCATCCATGGTGGCGGCGGAAATCGCCAAGGATATTGCCGCCGTGGACCGATCCGCCACCAGCATCGCGGAAAAAAGCCAGGAGGTGATTTCCCGCGCCCAGAAAATGCGGGAATCCACCACCATCTCCAAGGATATGGCGACGCGCTTCATTGTTTAA
- a CDS encoding AarF/ABC1/UbiB kinase family protein, which produces MFSIRQIGIIGRTYRHLTRYRQILTIFFKYGLGEFVDLLKIEQYIETGLQMISKKQREHTTRLSRAERVRMAFEELGPTFIKLGQVLSSQPGLIPIDIVEELAQLQDNVPPGSFESIELSLAEEFDSPAGRVFLSIEPRPIASASIAQVYRARLHSGEIVAVKVRRPGIKRTIEVDLEIMMYLAGVLERNVQEFAQHKPTKIVEEFARVLAQEMDFTFEAANVERFARQFADDKTIYVPQVFRRYTSDRVLTLEYIDGIKITDIKRLDAEGYDKQVIIKRGTDLTLRQVFIHGFFHADPHPGNIFILPGNVICPLDYGMVGYVDLKHREMFVDLLDSLVRQKIPKATRVLLQIAIWDREPDVIALERDLADFIGHFFYKPLKELEVGKLLQNLLVMLTKHHLRLPPNIFLMMKALGTIEGIAKQIDPDFDIITNATPFARKVMLARYSPGRIAGELARTAGGLHHFAQQFPDDLMDLARRLKEGKITINIEHKGFDNLMTTHDRVSNRLSFSIIIAALLIGSAMIVTTKVPPLVFGISLFGIIGFTGAAFMGVWLLIGILRKGRL; this is translated from the coding sequence ATGTTCAGCATACGACAAATCGGAATTATCGGCCGGACCTACCGGCATCTGACGCGGTACCGTCAGATTCTGACGATCTTCTTCAAGTATGGTCTGGGAGAATTCGTGGACCTGTTGAAGATCGAGCAGTATATCGAGACCGGTCTGCAGATGATCTCCAAAAAGCAGCGGGAACACACGACCCGGCTTTCACGGGCCGAGCGCGTGCGCATGGCCTTTGAGGAGCTCGGCCCGACTTTTATCAAGCTGGGTCAGGTTCTCTCCTCCCAGCCGGGCCTGATTCCCATCGATATCGTTGAAGAATTGGCCCAGCTCCAGGACAATGTACCCCCCGGTTCGTTTGAATCCATTGAGTTGTCCCTGGCCGAAGAGTTTGATTCACCTGCCGGACGGGTGTTTCTGTCTATTGAACCCCGGCCCATCGCCTCGGCCTCTATCGCCCAGGTGTACAGGGCCCGGCTGCACAGCGGCGAAATCGTGGCCGTCAAGGTCCGTCGTCCGGGCATCAAAAGGACCATCGAAGTCGATCTGGAAATCATGATGTATCTGGCCGGAGTGCTGGAGCGCAACGTGCAGGAGTTCGCCCAGCACAAGCCGACCAAAATCGTGGAAGAGTTCGCCCGGGTTCTGGCCCAGGAGATGGATTTCACCTTTGAAGCCGCCAACGTGGAGCGCTTTGCCCGGCAGTTCGCGGATGACAAAACCATTTACGTGCCGCAGGTGTTCCGCCGCTATACCTCCGACCGGGTACTGACCCTTGAGTATATCGACGGCATCAAGATCACCGACATCAAACGCCTGGACGCCGAAGGGTATGACAAGCAGGTCATTATTAAAAGAGGCACGGACCTGACCCTGCGGCAGGTGTTCATTCACGGGTTTTTTCACGCCGATCCCCATCCCGGAAACATCTTCATTCTGCCGGGCAACGTCATCTGCCCCCTGGATTACGGCATGGTGGGGTATGTCGACCTGAAGCACCGGGAGATGTTCGTAGACCTGCTGGACAGCCTGGTGCGGCAGAAGATCCCCAAGGCCACCCGGGTGCTGCTGCAGATCGCCATCTGGGACAGGGAACCCGACGTTATCGCCCTGGAAAGGGACCTGGCTGATTTTATCGGGCACTTTTTTTACAAGCCCTTGAAGGAACTGGAAGTCGGCAAACTGCTCCAGAACCTGCTGGTCATGCTGACCAAGCACCACCTGCGCCTTCCCCCCAACATATTTTTAATGATGAAGGCCCTGGGTACGATCGAGGGAATCGCCAAACAGATCGACCCGGATTTTGATATTATCACCAATGCCACGCCGTTTGCCCGCAAGGTCATGCTGGCCCGGTACTCGCCCGGTCGGATTGCCGGAGAGTTGGCCCGTACGGCCGGGGGGCTGCACCATTTCGCCCAGCAGTTTCCGGATGATCTGATGGATCTGGCCCGGCGGCTGAAGGAGGGGAAAATCACCATCAACATTGAGCACAAGGGGTTTGACAACCTGATGACCACCCATGACCGGGTCAGCAACCGTCTGTCTTTTTCCATTATCATCGCGGCCCTGCTGATCGGATCGGCCATGATCGTTACGACCAAGGTGCCGCCTCTGGTGTTCGGCATTTCCCTGTTTGGCATTATCGGCTTTACCGGCGCCGCCTTCATGGGGGTATGGCTTCTAATCGGAATTTTGCGAAAGGGTCGGCTATAG